In the Cryptococcus decagattii chromosome 12, complete sequence genome, one interval contains:
- a CDS encoding 3-carboxy-cis,cis-muconate cycloisomerase, with protein sequence MNNSISAYDSSLFRNIFTTDRMRAEFTDSAYVTRCVQAEVALAEAQAQHDVIPREAANRIKAGCNVDKLDMERLRMETDIVGYPILPLIKQLEGMCEGDSGRYLHWGATTQDIMDLAAILQMQAGLAIIEDQIQNLRRILTDLATKYRDTPMAGRTHLQHALPITFGYKAAVFLSSFDRHYERLKQLEPRCLMVQFGGAAGTLASLGDSDVGLKVRAQLAENLDLANPPISWHVARDGVAEVLSFLALVGGSLGKIALDLIIMCSNEFSEVQEPFVPHRGASSTMPQKRNPISSEVMLAASKLLRNHSMLGQDGMISDFERASGPWHLEWVAIPEAFCVASGALYQAEFALGGLCVDTDRMMVNLNSSKGLIVGEAVMMGIAPTTGRNEAHDIVYTACKDCIENGHSTLYDELLKNSSVVAMIGKDKLAELCDPRNYLGSCQRMVDDVIEDGRRKTAFVKAHANGNGKIPNGH encoded by the exons ATGAACAACTCTATTTCGGCCTATGACTCGAGCCTATTCCGCAACATCTTCACCACGGATCGTATGCGAGCGGAATTCA CCGATAGTGCCTATGTCACTCGTTGTGTCCAAGCCGAGGTAGCGTTAGCAG AGGCTCAAGCGCAACACGATGTCATTCCTCGAGAGGCCGCGAACCGCATCAAGGCCGGCTGCAATGTTGACAAGTTGGACAtggagaggttgaggaTGGAGACGGATATAGTGGGGTATCCCATACTGCCTTTGATCAAGCAGCTCGAAGGAATGTGTGAGGGAGACAGTGGGCGTTACCTG CACTGGGGAGCAACTACGCAAGAC ATCATGGACCTCGCTGCGATCCTGCAAATGCAAGCCGGTCTTGCCATTATCGAAGATCAAATCCAGAATCTCCGACGCATCCTCACCGATCTGGCGACGAAGTACCGCGATACCCCCATGGCTGGTCGTACCCATCTGCAGCACGCCCTTCCGATCACGTTCGGCTACAAGGCGGCCGTGTTTTTGTCTTCGTTCGATAGGCATTACGAACGTCTCAAGCAGCTGGAACCGCGATGCTTGATGGTCCAGTTTGGAGGGGCAGCTGGCACGCTCGCGTCGCTTGGCGATTCAGATGTCGGCCTGAAAGTCCGAGCACAGCTGGCAGAGAACCTTGATCTCGCCAATCCTCCTATTTCATGGCATGTGGCGAGAGACGGAGTAGCCGAGGTCTTGTCCTTCCTCGCT CTCGTGGGAGGTTCGCTCGGTAAGATCGCCTTGGATTTGATTATCATGTGCTCGAACGAGTTTTCGGAAG TACAAGAGCCGTTTGTGCCGCACCGTGGGGCAAGCTCCACAATGCCCCAAAAGCGTAACCCAATCTCTTCCGAGGTCATGCTCGCGGCGTCTAAATTACTTCGAAATCATTCAATGTTGGGTCAAGACGGCATGATCAGCGATTTTGAACGAGCCTCGGGGCCTTGGCATCTTGAATGGGTAGCCATACCTGAAGCGTTCTGCGTGGCGAGCGGTGCTCTGTATCAAGCCGAGTTCGCCTTGGGTGGTCTTTGCGTTGATACCGA CCGAATGATGGTCAATTTGAACAGCTCAAAGGGGCTCATCGTGGGGGAGGCTGTCATGATGGGTATCGCCCCGACGACAGGTCGAAATGAAGCTCACGACATCGTCTATACCGCGTGCAAAGACTGCATCGAGAATGGACATTCGACTTTGTACGACGAGCTGCTCAAGAACTCTTCTGTCGTTGCGATGATCGGCAAGGACAAGTTGGCCGAGTTGTGTGATCCGCGAAACTATCTCGGATCGTGTCAGCGCATGGTGGATGATGTGATTGAGGATGGTCGGCGCAAAACGGCCTTTGTCAAGGCACACGCCAATGGCAATGGCAAGATTCCGAACGGTCATTGA